One Bacteriovorax sp. PP10 DNA window includes the following coding sequences:
- a CDS encoding RDD family protein: MKPEISILKKRVYAFTSDLGIVVVANYFLMAAFSQFVHTVFFHFPFNVQLFLINKMAVMSSISLMSITFAYFSLFYFVTNGRTMGKTLFGLQVKNTDGSELTLQQSMLRAFAYFTCAMTGSFLFALSYIRKDEKSLADVFSGTMVGVDAFEEKAQGTEFQLSLLEAQHEDVDYEQDRAA; the protein is encoded by the coding sequence ATGAAACCAGAAATCTCAATCCTAAAAAAACGTGTCTATGCTTTCACCTCAGACCTTGGAATCGTGGTTGTTGCCAATTACTTTCTGATGGCGGCCTTTTCACAATTCGTTCACACAGTATTCTTTCACTTTCCATTCAACGTTCAATTATTCTTAATTAATAAAATGGCCGTGATGAGCTCGATCTCTCTAATGTCGATTACGTTCGCCTACTTTTCATTGTTTTATTTTGTGACGAATGGTCGCACGATGGGGAAAACACTGTTTGGTCTTCAGGTGAAAAACACAGATGGATCAGAGCTTACTCTTCAGCAGTCTATGCTTAGGGCCTTTGCTTACTTTACTTGTGCGATGACGGGGTCATTCCTATTCGCTCTTTCTTATATTAGAAAGGATGAGAAAAGTTTAGCTGACGTGTTTTCTGGAACGATGGTTGGAGTGGATGCTTTTGAAGAGAAAGCTCAGGGAACTGAATTCCAATTGAGTCTACTTGAAGCTCAACATGAAGATGTTGACTATGAACAAGACAGAGCTGCTTAA
- the mutS gene encoding DNA mismatch repair protein MutS produces the protein MSLKDLQAIIDSGTKLTPMMDQYFQIKKNYPDTLLLFRMGDFYEVFFEDAKTAARLLNITLTHRGKIGDTPIPMAGIPHHAASVYIDRITNRGLKVAICEQIEDPKDAVGIVKRGVTQVVSPGMPFDLEKTQGHDHRYMASAFKKDNCYYLVALDFTTGDFNGYKHENFESFIEGLRMLAPREFVTFMGQWDGDEGKDVESILNHYDVLKTHLSEEYFNPKFTDLYIEKVIPGFKRDKIIKLDELILNPIGALAYYVCSTQLLESFIHIRPFKMNSQANIMKVTLPTLVGLEILPKSRESYKDSLLGFFDKTETAMGARYLRSLFANPLFNQDSISERLDIISALTDDDSLIKDLRVELSKIRDIERILAKISMSKGSASDLLNLATAVNAYTEILKNVKNLPIKAVLAPAEIKKLSVLAESIKATLNDEVGASLEKGNLIKEGVDKSRDRLAKLHLNVAEELMKMETRLKDETGIQKLRIKSNNVSGFFIEISKGSATKVPKSFERRQTLVNAERYTTPELVQLEKETITAQTKLEKLEREIFKGLINNVSDLNHSVLTMSEHIAFIDSFQGLASIALSEGFTRPKFHSDKQILNIKQGFHPLIKSLIKDQFVCHDLNLDEKTYFGLITGPNMAGKTTVMREVAIIQLLAQIGSFVPAKSADLSLCDFLFSRLGASDDILKGQSTFMVEMAETAEILRHASSKSLIILDEVGRGTSTYDGLSIAWGLVEHFIEQTKALTLFATHYHELIEVVENYSTAKNLTVETVNHNGNVQFLYRLIEKPASQSFGIYVAKLAGLPASVLKRSEEILHLLEKNHHNPMEGHQLTVKAVKDNQNTQLCFLDDIVIDAEIPAHLLHLEEEISKLDVMKMTPIDALLKLNDLKKHLELQ, from the coding sequence GTGTCATTAAAAGACTTACAAGCAATTATTGATTCAGGAACAAAATTGACTCCAATGATGGATCAATATTTTCAAATCAAAAAAAATTATCCCGACACACTTCTTCTTTTTAGAATGGGCGACTTCTACGAAGTTTTCTTCGAAGATGCAAAAACTGCGGCCAGACTTTTAAATATCACACTCACTCACCGTGGAAAAATTGGCGACACACCAATCCCAATGGCAGGAATCCCTCACCACGCAGCTTCAGTTTATATTGATAGAATCACAAACCGCGGATTAAAAGTTGCGATCTGTGAACAAATCGAAGATCCAAAAGATGCAGTAGGAATTGTAAAACGCGGAGTCACTCAAGTTGTCTCTCCCGGAATGCCTTTTGATTTAGAAAAAACTCAAGGTCACGACCACAGATACATGGCCTCTGCTTTCAAAAAAGATAACTGCTACTATCTTGTTGCCCTGGACTTCACAACCGGTGACTTCAACGGTTACAAACATGAAAACTTTGAGAGCTTCATTGAAGGTCTAAGAATGCTTGCTCCTCGTGAGTTCGTTACATTCATGGGTCAATGGGACGGAGACGAAGGAAAAGATGTTGAATCAATCCTAAATCACTATGACGTTTTAAAAACTCATTTAAGTGAAGAGTACTTCAATCCAAAATTCACTGATCTTTATATTGAAAAAGTTATTCCTGGATTTAAACGCGATAAAATCATCAAGCTTGATGAATTAATCCTTAATCCAATCGGAGCTCTTGCTTACTATGTATGCTCGACTCAGTTACTGGAAAGCTTCATTCACATCCGCCCTTTCAAAATGAACTCTCAGGCGAACATTATGAAAGTCACTCTTCCAACTTTAGTTGGATTAGAGATTCTTCCAAAGTCGCGCGAATCTTATAAAGATTCATTACTGGGCTTCTTCGATAAAACAGAGACAGCAATGGGCGCAAGATACCTTCGCTCTCTTTTTGCTAATCCATTATTCAATCAAGACTCTATCAGCGAGCGCTTAGATATTATCTCTGCTCTAACTGATGACGACTCTTTAATTAAAGATCTTCGCGTTGAACTTTCAAAGATCCGCGATATCGAACGCATCCTTGCAAAGATCTCAATGAGCAAAGGGTCTGCTTCAGATTTATTAAATCTAGCGACGGCCGTGAATGCTTACACTGAAATCTTAAAGAACGTAAAAAACCTTCCAATCAAGGCCGTGCTTGCACCTGCTGAAATTAAAAAGCTTAGCGTTCTTGCTGAATCAATTAAGGCAACTCTTAATGATGAAGTCGGAGCAAGTCTTGAAAAAGGTAACCTGATTAAAGAAGGCGTAGATAAATCACGCGACCGCTTGGCAAAACTTCATTTGAATGTAGCTGAAGAGCTAATGAAAATGGAAACTCGCTTAAAAGACGAAACAGGAATCCAAAAACTAAGAATTAAATCAAATAACGTTTCAGGATTCTTCATTGAAATCTCAAAAGGAAGCGCGACTAAAGTTCCAAAGTCATTCGAGAGAAGACAAACTTTAGTAAACGCTGAGAGATATACAACTCCTGAGCTTGTTCAGTTAGAAAAAGAAACAATCACTGCTCAAACGAAACTAGAAAAATTAGAACGCGAAATCTTTAAAGGCCTGATCAACAATGTTTCAGACCTTAATCATTCAGTTCTTACGATGTCAGAGCACATTGCTTTCATCGATAGCTTCCAGGGATTAGCGAGTATTGCTCTCTCTGAAGGCTTCACTCGTCCTAAGTTCCATAGCGATAAACAAATATTAAACATTAAGCAGGGCTTCCACCCTCTTATTAAATCACTTATTAAAGATCAGTTCGTTTGCCACGATCTAAACCTTGATGAAAAAACTTATTTCGGTTTAATCACAGGTCCCAACATGGCCGGTAAGACAACTGTAATGAGAGAAGTGGCGATCATTCAACTCCTAGCTCAAATCGGATCATTCGTTCCGGCGAAGTCTGCTGATTTAAGTTTATGTGACTTCCTATTCTCACGTCTTGGTGCAAGTGATGACATCTTAAAAGGTCAGTCGACTTTCATGGTGGAAATGGCAGAGACGGCAGAAATTCTTCGTCACGCTAGTTCTAAATCACTTATCATCCTGGATGAAGTTGGTCGCGGTACTTCAACGTACGACGGTCTTTCTATCGCTTGGGGATTAGTAGAACACTTCATCGAACAAACAAAAGCTCTTACTCTTTTTGCGACTCACTACCATGAGTTAATTGAAGTTGTAGAAAACTACTCGACTGCTAAGAACTTAACAGTTGAAACAGTTAATCATAATGGAAACGTTCAGTTCCTTTACCGCTTAATTGAAAAACCAGCTTCTCAAAGTTTTGGTATTTACGTAGCGAAGCTTGCTGGTCTTCCAGCTTCTGTTCTTAAGCGTTCAGAAGAGATCCTTCACCTACTAGAGAAGAATCACCACAACCCAATGGAAGGACATCAGTTGACTGTAAAAGCAGTTAAAGATAACCAGAACACTCAACTATGCTTCTTAGATGATATTGTGATCGATGCGGAAATTCCTGCTCATCTACTGCACTTAGAAGAAGAGATCTCAAAACTCGATGTTATGAAAATGACTCCGATTGATGCTCTTTTAAAACTAAACGATTTAAAGAAACATCTCGAACTCCAATAA